Within Actinosynnema pretiosum, the genomic segment CCACCGGTGGCCCGTTCGGAGCAGCGCCCGCTGACGGTGGGCGCTCCCGCGACCGGGAAGGCGCTTTCCAGCCGCACTCCCACCCCTTGTCCGGCACGTCCGCCCGGAGCAACCATGGTTGGGCCGCGCGGACCTCACACACCACCGACCGGACGAGGTGAGAGACCCATGAAGCCGACCCTGCGCCGTGCCGCAGCCGCCCTCCTGGCCACCCTCCCCGCGCTGGCGCTCGCACCGGCCGCGAGCGCCACGCCCACCACCGTCGCCTACGCCTGCCGCGCCAACACGCCCTTCGGCGCCCAGGACTTCTCGCTCACCCAACCCGCCGACGTCTCCGCGCCCGCGACCGCCGCCTCCGGCAGCACGTTCGCGATCGTGGTCGACCCGGCCGCCGCCACCGCGCCCGCGTCGGTCGGCGGCTTCACCCTGCGCCGGGTGCAGAACCTGGTGTTCAAGGTCCCGATCCCGGCCAACACCACGTTCGCCTCGGGCTCGCTGTCGG encodes:
- a CDS encoding cyclase, with the protein product MKPTLRRAAAALLATLPALALAPAASATPTTVAYACRANTPFGAQDFSLTQPADVSAPATAASGSTFAIVVDPAAATAPASVGGFTLRRVQNLVFKVPIPANTTFASGSLSGGVNVGTTALSVSGGVATLTASGPVSGGASFELPTITLNVVAGAPGTTATTTLHGTGYTDPGLTATAIVRVLLDVSVPAACYPDPNPVITTTAIV